The genomic segment AGGAGCCGCTGGTGGTGTACCGGCCGCTCTACAACGATTCGGGGCTCTGGGTCCGTCCGCATGCCATGTTCTTCGGCGACGTGGAGGTCGATGGAAGAAGGCAGCCCCGGTTCGTTCTGATCGCGGAAACAAGCAACCCCTGATTGAGGTCACTACAACAATGTCCAAGTCCCGTCTCGTCCCGATCCTCTCAATCGCCGCGCTCCTCGCCCTGTCCGTGGCGTTCAATCCGTCGCCCGACCGCCACCGCATCAAGATCAAGGAGTCGCTGGCCGACCGCAGCGCGCTGGCAC from the Ramlibacter henchirensis genome contains:
- a CDS encoding DUF1653 domain-containing protein produces the protein MLPLPPTPIGRYRHYKGGEYEVLGVARHSETEEPLVVYRPLYNDSGLWVRPHAMFFGDVEVDGRRQPRFVLIAETSNP